From the genome of Denticeps clupeoides chromosome 4, fDenClu1.1, whole genome shotgun sequence, one region includes:
- the ndufv2 gene encoding NADH dehydrogenase [ubiquinone] flavoprotein 2, mitochondrial, with product MFLSRTARAALSCTAQQVRSLHQSAVCAGAGGIFVHRDTPDNNPDTPFEFTPENLKRVEAIINNYPVGHKAGATIPVLDVAQRQHGWLPISAMNKVAEVLEIPPMRVYEVATFYTMFMRKPVGKYHIQICTTTPCMLCDSDSILEAIQKKLGIKVGESTPDKLFTLSEVECLGACVNAPMVQINDNYYEDLLPADIEQIIDELKAGKVPPPGPRNGRFSCEPKGELTSLTEPPPGPGFGVRPDL from the exons atgtttttgtccagAACAGCTCGGGCCGCGTTGTCATGTACG GCCCAGCAGGTCCGCAGCCTCCACCAGTCAGCAGTATGTGCAGGCGCTGGAGGTATCTTTGTT CACAGAGATACACCTGACAACAACCCAGATACTCCTTTCGAGTTCACCCCTGAGAATTTAAAG AGGGTTGAAGCCATTATTAACAACTATCCGGTGGGCCATAAGGCAGGGGCCACAATCCCAGTCTTGGACGTGGCACAGAGACAGCATGGCTGGCTCCCAATCTCTGCAATGAACAAG GTTGCAGAAGTTTTGGAGATCCCACCCATGAGGGTGTATGAAGTGGCAACGTTCTATACTATGTTCATGCGCAAGCCTGTTGGGAAATACCACATCCAGATCTGCACAACAACACCTTGCATGCTCTGTGACTCGGACAGTATTTTGGAGGCCATTCAGAAAAAACTGG GCATCAAAGTTGGTGAGAGCACCCCAGACAAGTTATTTACGCTGTCAGAAGTTGAATGTCTTGGTGCATGTGTGAATGCCCCGATGGTGCAGATCAATGACAACTACTAT GAGGACCTTCTTCCTGCTGATATTGAGCAAATTATTGATGAGCTCAAAGCTGGTAAAGTTCCACCACCTGGCCCCAG gaaTGGCCGTTTCTCATGTGAACCTAAAGGGGAATTGACCTCGCTGACAGAGCCTCCCCCCGGACCAGGATTTGGAGTGAGACCTGACCTTTAG